GCGAGGCAGCTCGGCAAAAGTTTCCTTTACCAGCTTGCAGGTCAGCTCACTGTCAAGCGTGTGCTTGCCCTTGCCATTGATGCGCTCGGTCTTGATAAACTTGCGAGAATCAAACCATTTGGCGCCACGGATCAGGGTGGCAACAATCTTCGAACTGAGTCGTTCTCCATAACTCACGATGGCATCCTGAGTCTTCTCGCTGAGGTCGTGGATAAGATACACACCGAAGTAGATGCTCTTCAACTGCTCGAAGAGGGCATCAACTGCTTTAAAAAGATTTTCTCTGTCTGTTGTGTCGGTGATGATCGTATCTATCATCTTGTGGTGGCGATCAACCATGGCGTCGAATTCGACTCTCCACTGTTCATCACCCTTGAGGGCAAGCTGAGAGGTTTGCAAGAGTTTGTCCGTGATACCGCCAAGCGCGCTCACGACAACCACTACACTCTGTTTCTTTGCCTCATTCTCAACGATACGTTTCAAGCTGAGGATGCTTTTTACGGAACCAACAGATGTTCCGCCGAATTTTAATACTTTCATACGTTATTGAATTTTGCGTTGGTAATGTAATGCCACCCCCGAAACGACCGGGGCCGTAGCAAAACTTGAGGGCAAAAGTACGAATTTTCTATCAAACTGCCAAAGAAATCAATGAAAAAGTTGCAGATTGTAGATAAAAATCCTTGTTTTTCGAAGATTTACAGACATTATCGTCTTCTATACATTATTATATTATAAGGGATGCAGAAAAATATTCCGAAAAAGTTTGGAGGTTTCGGAGAAAAGCTGTAATTTTGCGGATGGTTTTTAAAATAAAAATAGATAGAACAAATATAGATAAAAGTACAAAGAATGAAGTATTTACTGTTTTCAGATATCCATGGCTGCTTGCCAGCCCTGGAGAAAGTGCTCGATTTCTTCGAGCAGGAGAAGTGCGACATGATGTGCATCATGGGCGACATCATCAACTATGGTCCCCGCAACCGCATTCCCGAGGGCATCGACCCTAAGGGCATCGTGGAGCGGCTGAATGCCCTTGCTGATAAGATTGTGGCCGTTCGTGGCAACTGCGATGCGGAGGTAGACCAGATGCTGCTCGATTTCCCTATTATGGAGACTTACGCCCTGCTGGTAGACAACGGCAAGCGCTATCTCTTGACCCATGGCCACGTATACAATAAGGAGAACATGCCAAAAGGTCCATACGACTGCATCATCTACGGTCATTCCCATCTCTGGGAACTATCGCATAACGAGAAGGGGCTAGGCATCGTGAACACGGGCAGCATCACCTTCCCGAAGGGCGGAAATGTACCAACATTCGCTACTTTGGAGAATGGAAAATTCACCATGTATCATCTGGATACGTGCGAAGTGCTGGCAACAATGGAAGCATAAACTTGCCGCTCGGCACTTTCATAAAGATAATCGTAAATTTTAAAGTTCAAATTTCAATTTCAAAGTAAATGATTCAAGAGTATCAGATAAGAATTCTGCCAGAACAGGCAGCCAGCGAGGAAGGCATCAAGTGCTATCTCGCCAAGGAGAAGGGGCTGGATGTAAGAACACTGAACCAGGTGCGCGTACTGAAGCGCAGCATCGACGCCCGCCAGCGCACCATCTTCGTCAATCTGAAGGTGCGTGCCTACATCAACGAATATCCACAGGACGATCAGTATGTGCATACGGAATACCCGGATGTGAGCTCCAAGCCGAGAGTCATCGTGGTGGGAGAGGGACCTGGCGGACTCTTTGCCTCCCTGCGACTCATCGAACTGGGCTATCGCCCTATCGTCCTGGAACGTGGAAAGGACGTGCGTGAACGCAAAAAAGACCTTTCCAACATCACTAAAACCCAGAAGGTGGATGGCGAGAGTAACTATTGCTTCGGCGAGGGTGGAGCTGGTGCCTACAGCGACGGCAAGCTCTACACCCGCAGCAAGAAGCGTGGCAGCGTAGACAAGATTTTGAACGTGTTCTGCCAGCACGGCGCCAACACGAATATCCTTGCGGATGCGCACCCACATATTGGAACCGACAAGTTGCCCCGCGTCATCGAGAACATGCGCAACACCATCATCAATTGTGGCGGCGAAGTGCATTTCCAGACCAAGATGACCAAGATGATCCTGGAAGGTGACCGGGTGATTGGCGTGGAGACCATCAACCTGGCAACGGGTGCCGAGGAAACCTATCGGGGTCCTGTCATCCTTGCCACCGGTCATAGTGCCCGTGATGTCTATCGATATCTGGCATCTAGTAAAATCGAGATAGAGTCCAAGGGAATCGCCGTGGGCGTGCGACTGGAGCATCCATCCCAGCTCATCGACCAGATACAGTATCATAACAAGAACGGCAGGGGCAAATATCTTCCTGCAGCCGAGTATAGCTTTGTTACCCAGGTAGATGGACGTGGCGTGTATAGTTTCTGCATGTGTCCTGGCGGTTTCGTGATTCCAGCGGCAACGGGACCTGAGCAGCTGGT
The Segatella copri DNA segment above includes these coding regions:
- the yfcE gene encoding phosphodiesterase, with protein sequence MKYLLFSDIHGCLPALEKVLDFFEQEKCDMMCIMGDIINYGPRNRIPEGIDPKGIVERLNALADKIVAVRGNCDAEVDQMLLDFPIMETYALLVDNGKRYLLTHGHVYNKENMPKGPYDCIIYGHSHLWELSHNEKGLGIVNTGSITFPKGGNVPTFATLENGKFTMYHLDTCEVLATMEA
- a CDS encoding NAD(P)/FAD-dependent oxidoreductase → MIQEYQIRILPEQAASEEGIKCYLAKEKGLDVRTLNQVRVLKRSIDARQRTIFVNLKVRAYINEYPQDDQYVHTEYPDVSSKPRVIVVGEGPGGLFASLRLIELGYRPIVLERGKDVRERKKDLSNITKTQKVDGESNYCFGEGGAGAYSDGKLYTRSKKRGSVDKILNVFCQHGANTNILADAHPHIGTDKLPRVIENMRNTIINCGGEVHFQTKMTKMILEGDRVIGVETINLATGAEETYRGPVILATGHSARDVYRYLASSKIEIESKGIAVGVRLEHPSQLIDQIQYHNKNGRGKYLPAAEYSFVTQVDGRGVYSFCMCPGGFVIPAATGPEQLVVNGMSPSNRGTAWSNSGMVVETHPEDVAQFVIDHGIPGSDSAGASHLTAEDLEKDPLAMMYFQQIVEKQCWQQGNMKQTAPAQRMADFVNNRLSYDLPKSSYAPGLISSPLHFWMPGFVSKRLQEGFKTFGKNAHGFLTNEATLIAMETRTSSPVRIVRDRDTLQHVRIQGLFPCGEGAGYAGGIVSAGVDGERCAEMCAEYLTSATL